The stretch of DNA CCATGCAGATAAAATCAGTGATGCGGAAATTGAAACAGCGATAAAGGAAACCATGTGGTACCCTGAATATGAGGTATTTACGAAGTAATTTCATCCTGAATACAAGCCTCCTGGCTTGTATTCCTTACCCGTTTTATAAGAGGATTTAACTATGCGGCGCCAGTGGTATATTGGATTCGGGCTCGTCCTGTTAAGCTTTATTTTTTTCCTAATCATGATGCACGACACCCTCTGGTGCATTGTCTTTCTGGTACCAATCATTATTGTGGGTATCTACGATCTGATACAAACCAAACACTCCATCCTTAGAAACTTCCCGGTATTAGGTCATTTTCGGTTCATCATGGAATTTCTAAGGCCTGAGATTCAGCAATATTTTATTGCGGATGATCAGGAAGAGCTTCCCTATAATCGTGAAATCAGAAGCATGGTGTATGAGCGCGCAAAAAATGTTCGCGATACGATTCCCTTCGGTACCAGCCGTAACATTACACAGGTCGGTTATACCTGGGTTTTACACTCGCTCTCTCCCAAACATGTATCAGAAGTTGAACCCAGAATTGTGGTCGGCGGACCTGACTGCAGCAAGCCTTATAGTGCCTCACGTCTGAATATCTCTGCAATGAGTTATGGTTCTTTATCACCTAATGCCATCATGGCGCTTAATAAAGGAGCAAAACTGGGAAATTTTGCTCACAACACCGGTGAAGGTGGCTTAAGCCCCTATCATTTGCAGGGCGGCGACATTATATTCCAGATTGGGACTGCCTATTTTGGCTGCCGGGATGACAATGGCAATTTCGATGAAAAGGAGTTTGTCACCGAGTCGACTCGCGAAGAAGTCAAAATGATTGAAATCAAACTCTCGCAAGGGGCAAAGCCCTCGCATGGAGGGATTTTGCCAGCAGCTAAAGTGACTCCGGAAATTGCGAAGGTGCGAAAAATTAAAATCGGAGGCGATATTCTTTCTCCGCCAGCCCACACAGCCTTTGATTCTCCGCGTACTTTACTGGAGTTTGTAAAACATTTACGACAATTATCCGGAGGCAAACCGGTAGGATTTAAACTGTGTATAGGCAAACGCCATGAGTTTCTGGGGATATGCAAGGCAATGCTTTTAACCGGCATTACTCCTGATTTCATCACAGTGGATGGCGCTGAAGGCGGTACGGGAGCCGCACCGGTTGAATATACCAATCGAGTGGGAGAGCCTTTGGAAGCGGCTTTGGTTTTCGTCCATAATGCCCTGGTAGGGGTTAATTTACGGGATAAAGTCCGAATAATTTCCAGTGGAAAGGTAGCCAGCGGCTTTGATCTGGTCGCCAATATCGCGATGGGAGCGGACATGTGTAATGCGGCACGCGCCATGATGTTTGCAGTAGGCTGTATTCAGTCAAAGCAATGCAATGCCAATACCTGCCCTACCGGAGTTGCCACCCAAAATTTAAGATTACAACGTGGTCTGGTGGTCGAAGAGAAACAATACCGTGTACTGAATTTTCATAATAACACCGTCAGGAGTTTTCTTGAGATGGTAGGTGCGATGGGATTATGTAATCCCAGCGACCTTTCACCTGAATATCTGATGAGACGAGTCAGTGCGGATTGTGTTAAACCCTTTAACGAAATCTATGATTATTTAAAACCCGGACAATTGCTTGGCGAAGAGATTCCGGAATGCTTCAAAAAACACTGGCTAAAAGCGGATCCTGAACGTTTTTAGCCAGAGGGTACACGGTAGAACGTCACCATGAAAAACGCTGACGTTCTCAACGATTGCTTATTAATCCAGACCTAACAATCTGGCACGATCATCCTCATTAGTGTTCACCAGGTTAACGTCTCTGGCCCGGTACACATTTTCAAGCACATCATTATAAAACTTTGTAGTGGAAGGCTGGCGACCCTGTCGTGGATTATCCAGGGCTTCCTGAGCGATATCCTTTATCTGCTCATACAGGTCGTACAAATCATTTTCCGTTTTGTTTTGTTTGGCTTCATAAGTTTCAATAGCTCTAGCCATTTCAGCGACTCGGTGAGGTACTCTCAATGTTCTGCCGTCGACATTCATATCCACCCCGCCTCGAATAAACAAGAAACCGGGTATACTCCAGGGTTTGCTGCGAATTAACTGTTTGATGTTCTGAATCGCATTATTGTGCAATTCTTCTTTTTCATCCTGGGCTTTTGTTTGCGCTTCAAAATAAGGCTCTACGCCAGCGCTGAAATCTTTTGGATCTGAAAGATGCGTGGTAAAGTACTCATCCAATGCAGTTTTATTTGCAATTATCTGTTGTAATGGTGCTAATTCCTGAGGATTAACGATACCTTCCATAATCAAGGAATTGAATATTTTAATAGCCAGATTACTGTAGAGGTATTGTTGATGCAGCTCTCCTTTTCTTGCAGCAATGCTTCTTATAATATTCAGAATTTGGTCTATCTTTTCATTAAACGCATAATCTTTCGGATAGGCATTTTTAATATTGCTTTCTTGATAAGCCTTTGCAAAAGCGTCTCCATCCAGTTCTTTTATAATCTTAAGCAAGATATTCGCGAAAAAGTCGCCGCTGTCAGCTCGAATAAATTTTTCACCTTTGGCTTCAAAACAGAGATCGGTCAAACGAATGATTAATAACTCCATACCACCATCATGCTTGATTTGCTCAACTATTTCATTTGCATATTGTTCTCTCTCTTCCTTCGACATGGCACATAAGTCATCGTAAAACGCTTTGTCCAGATAAGGATCAGTTAAAAATTCAATTTTATTTGACGACTTTTTAAAGCGGCTGAGCTGAGACATGATTGACCTTATTTTTACCTAGATGCCTAATATTATAACTTAAGCGCCAGTTTAAAAACAGTCCCATCGATAATAAAGCAACTTCTTTTCTACTAGAATAAATAGTAAGCAATTTACCTAATGAACTTACATGCCCCGATCATCCAAAGGTTTCATCGCGATTGATATAGACGGAACTACTCTGGTAGAAAAAATTGACAAGAATCCTCTCTATGGCCTTCGCAATAAACAAAGCCATATGAGACAGGTTTTATTGGAATATGTCCGCAGAGCTCAAAAAGAAGGCTATGACATTTTGATATTAACTGCCAGACCTGGCATTGTGGATAGAGGATTGCAGGCATTGAGTAACTATCTGGGAACAAAACCCACCAATGAAATTGTTAATATTCTTGAGGCCTATGATGTACATAATGTTGAAATAGTCCGCGCGCCAGCAGGGCTCAAAGGCCATAAAATGGCTGAAATCCTTCAATCTTATCATCAGGAAGGCCACCATGACGCTATTGGCCTGTTGTTTGATGATCAATTGAAGCAGGTGAATGATGTGATTGCTCAGAATAATAGTCAATTAGTCGCTATTGATATCAATAGTGCTTCTGATCTTGACCGGTTCTGGACTGAAACGAAAATCCCTGTCACTGGCCGAAACCCTTTTCATCCTCAGAATCTGATTAAAGATATTAAAGAAACTCACCGGGAAATAAGCTTACTGTATAAAAACATTGAGCAAATCAGGTTTGCACAGGAAGCAGAGCTAATCACAAAAATTGTCGATGATTTATCAATACGTATTTATGAAGCAAAGCATAGAGACTATCACCCCGAAATCAATTGGGTTAATAATGCGATCACGGGGATTAATACAATTATTAATAAATTAAGCAAAGATAGGCCGCATATTCGACAAGCTGAGCTGAATGCAATTAGCCAGTTAATATTTGGAACAGATGATTTATCAAGAATTGTACCCAATTCCCAAATTGAAGTGTTACTGCAAGATCTCATGATTGATTTAAAAGATTTCGTCCTTCGGGACGAATTGCTTAAAACACTGAAGGATTATCAGTCCCGGTTTCAAGCCAATGCGCTAGTTAAAGAACAGCCCGGTAATCTTATTGAAATCAATCGGCTTAATCAGCTGATTGACAAGTTAGAAACCATCCCTCAGGCAAGTGAGGCTTTAGCCGCTTTTGCAAATACCCTTCAAAAAAATGAATCCGAATATCGCAGTTCCTCCTGGTGGCAACCCGTAGACAATCTGTTAAATCAATCGCTCACTGTTAATTCGTGTACAACTATAAGTAAATCGCATCAGTTCAGACAGAGGATAGGAGAGATGAAAGATGATTGTATGCCCAATGAAGGTTCCGGCTTAAAACTTTGACCCGCCATAAATTGCCAATGTGAACTTCTCTTAATCATAATGAAACCTTTGACGACAAAAATTTTCAAAAATATGAAGAACATAGCTTGATCAAATGCGCCACTCTAATATAATTAAATTGACCTTTTGAAACTGTAAGCAAGCTTTAACTGCGGCTCACAAAGTTCCAAAGGAGTAAATGTGCCAGATAACTGTTTCTGGTCCTTAACTGTGTTTCAAATTCTAAACTTTTTCAAAGGAAGGATTCATCATGAAAAAATCGACTTTAGCCGTGGCCGCATTACTGACTGCCCTTTCAGCTGCTTCTGTTGTTCCTGCTGCCTATGCTGATTCAACTACTACTCAAGCAAGTGGTTGCGCTGGTTGCAAAGGCTGCAAAGGTTGTAAAGGCTGCAACGGATGCAAAGGTTGCAAAGGTTGCAATGGCTGCAAAGGTTGTGGCGGCTGCAGCGGTAGCTAATATTTTTTAAAGGAAGCGGAAACGCTTCCTTTTTTTCCAGCGTGTATTTATGTCTGAATTTTCATTACCTTATTTGAGTAAAACGAAACAATCCCGACTTTTGGCCTATGCGTCTCAGATTCTGGAAGCCCAGCAACAGATGACGACTGCCAAAGGAAAAAACATTATTCATTACACCCTGCAAAAGAAGCGCCGTCACGAGTCGATGAGCCATTATCCCAAGGGAGATCGTATTGATCGCCAAACGGGAGCCCAGTATTTTTATCATTGCCATCGTGAAGATTATGAAAGCATGGAGCATGGCCATTTTCATTGTTTCCTGCGCTATAAGGGGATCCCTGCCAAAATTACGCCTACTCCTTTATCCGACTGGGATAAAAATATGGATAACCCAATGACCCATATCGTGGCTATTTCCATGAATTGCCTTGGCCAGCCGATACGTCTGTTTACCGTAAACCGATGGGTATCCTCCGAGATCTGGTATGATGCAAAACACGTGTCCAGTTTCATCAAAAAGTATGAAATGACACTGGAAGATGACCCTTACTGGATGATTCTTGATCAATGGGTTGAGGGCATGCTTCATTTGTTTGAACCTCAGATTGTCTGGCTGCATCAGGAAAGGGATAAGCAAATTGCCCGGATCAAAGCAGAAGATGCGGAGTCTAATCCCTACGAAGATCACCGCTATGAAGAGCTTTCCTACATTGACATTGATCTCACTAGCCAGGTTCAATGGGTACTAAACGCAATCAATCAGAGCGAAACCCCTGCTGAAGTTTAATCTTTTTACTATATGGATAGTGTAGGTCGGGCGCTTCGCCCGACGCTCGTTTTTTTATCCAAATGGACAAATTCGACGCAGTCACTTATCCAAGGAAATGTCGGGCGAAGCGCCCGACCTACATAATCTTGATAACCTAATGACATCTCCCTTCGTTTACTGTATAATAGTCGCTCTACTTTTTGCTTCAGGTGTTATGGAATGAAAAAAATCGTCGTTGTTTAAGAGAAGAACTACTTCATTTTCACAATGAGCTGCTTTTTTAGAAAAGCAGAAGTGTTCTATTTTCTAAAACTTCGAGGTTTTTATGAATTTTAAAATGCCGCCTGTGTGGCTGATTGTACTTATCGCGGGTTTACCCCAACTGTCTGAAACAGTTTATACGCCCTCACTTCCTGTCATCGCGCAAAGTCTGCATACCTCTGCGTCAATGATGGAATATACACTCACTATCTATCTATTCGGCTTTGCTATTGGCACGCTGATATGGGGAAAATTCTCCGATCGGTTTGGACGAAAACCCGGAATTCTACTGGGACTGCTGATATTCATTATAGGCTGTACGGGATGTTACTATTCCACAACTATCAGCGGATTAATGATCAGTCGTTTTGTTCAGGCCTTTGGCGGAAGTATCGGCAGTGTTCTTGGACAGGCGATTTGCCGGGATGCCTTTCAAGGCAGTGCTTTAGGTAAAGTCTACTCTGTGGTCGGTAGTGCACTGGCTGTGTTTCCTGCGGTAGGACCGGTCGTGGGCGGTTTTATTGCAGAACATCTGGGTTGGCGAAGCATTTTTACAGTGTTAGCTCTTTTCAGCTTGCTGCTAATCATTCTGGTAGCGAGAAATCTGCCTGAAACGCATCTTCCACAGCAACGAGCCCGAATTTCTCTTGCCAGAGTGGCTATTCAATTACTGGGTAACAAAAAAGTAATGGGATTTGCACTTCTGGTAGCAGGTTGTAATGGCATTTCATTTAGTTATTTTGCTGAAGGCCCTTTTTATTTCATCAAGATGCTAGGTTTGTCGCCCAGTCAATTTGGTATGAGCTTCATTGCCATTGCCATAAGCACCATGTCGGGCGGTCTGCTGTCCAAATATCTGCATGCCTATCGTTCTTCCGGTAAAATCATGCAATACGGCTTAATGATAATTTTGATTGCGACCCTGATATACAGCTTTATCGCTGTCTATTTGCACCTGCCTGCGAGGTTCATGATTATTATGAGCCTGGTAATGCAAATGACTATTATGTTTGGCGTTTGCATGGTCACGACTAATGCCCTGGCACTCGCTCTGACTGACTTCAAATGGTGTATCGGCACCGCGTCCAGCGTGTTCGGTTTCTTTTATTACTCTTTGATTTCCGTCTTTACTTTGGGGATGGGCTATTTTCATAACGGCACACTCCAGGCAATGCCCTTATATTTTTTAGCCATCGGACTTTTCATGTTTTTAATCGAAAAATGGATGATTAAAAACAGCTAAAAACAATAGGCGGGGGATAATTCTCTTTAGGGCGGCATTATCCCCTTGTCTGATAAGCAGCGCTTTATTATCAATTTTATCAATGATTTTGATAAAAAATATTGATTATGAAAATGGGGTTATATGCCCTAAGCTGTATATCCCTTTTTCATGGACGAAGTTAGATGAACCGATTTTTAAAATACTTATTTTTCTGCTTGTTATTTCAGAGTGCAGCAGCCCAGAGTAATTATTATTCCTATACTGACGTCGGCGAAGGCCCTGCGCTGGTATTAATTCATCCTTTTCCTGCCGACCAGAACATCTGGAAAGCTC from Legionella quinlivanii encodes:
- a CDS encoding FMN-binding glutamate synthase family protein, whose translation is MRRQWYIGFGLVLLSFIFFLIMMHDTLWCIVFLVPIIIVGIYDLIQTKHSILRNFPVLGHFRFIMEFLRPEIQQYFIADDQEELPYNREIRSMVYERAKNVRDTIPFGTSRNITQVGYTWVLHSLSPKHVSEVEPRIVVGGPDCSKPYSASRLNISAMSYGSLSPNAIMALNKGAKLGNFAHNTGEGGLSPYHLQGGDIIFQIGTAYFGCRDDNGNFDEKEFVTESTREEVKMIEIKLSQGAKPSHGGILPAAKVTPEIAKVRKIKIGGDILSPPAHTAFDSPRTLLEFVKHLRQLSGGKPVGFKLCIGKRHEFLGICKAMLLTGITPDFITVDGAEGGTGAAPVEYTNRVGEPLEAALVFVHNALVGVNLRDKVRIISSGKVASGFDLVANIAMGADMCNAARAMMFAVGCIQSKQCNANTCPTGVATQNLRLQRGLVVEEKQYRVLNFHNNTVRSFLEMVGAMGLCNPSDLSPEYLMRRVSADCVKPFNEIYDYLKPGQLLGEEIPECFKKHWLKADPERF
- a CDS encoding DUF6969 family protein — its product is MSEFSLPYLSKTKQSRLLAYASQILEAQQQMTTAKGKNIIHYTLQKKRRHESMSHYPKGDRIDRQTGAQYFYHCHREDYESMEHGHFHCFLRYKGIPAKITPTPLSDWDKNMDNPMTHIVAISMNCLGQPIRLFTVNRWVSSEIWYDAKHVSSFIKKYEMTLEDDPYWMILDQWVEGMLHLFEPQIVWLHQERDKQIARIKAEDAESNPYEDHRYEELSYIDIDLTSQVQWVLNAINQSETPAEV
- a CDS encoding multidrug effflux MFS transporter; translation: MNFKMPPVWLIVLIAGLPQLSETVYTPSLPVIAQSLHTSASMMEYTLTIYLFGFAIGTLIWGKFSDRFGRKPGILLGLLIFIIGCTGCYYSTTISGLMISRFVQAFGGSIGSVLGQAICRDAFQGSALGKVYSVVGSALAVFPAVGPVVGGFIAEHLGWRSIFTVLALFSLLLIILVARNLPETHLPQQRARISLARVAIQLLGNKKVMGFALLVAGCNGISFSYFAEGPFYFIKMLGLSPSQFGMSFIAIAISTMSGGLLSKYLHAYRSSGKIMQYGLMIILIATLIYSFIAVYLHLPARFMIIMSLVMQMTIMFGVCMVTTNALALALTDFKWCIGTASSVFGFFYYSLISVFTLGMGYFHNGTLQAMPLYFLAIGLFMFLIEKWMIKNS